A portion of the Misgurnus anguillicaudatus chromosome 16, ASM2758022v2, whole genome shotgun sequence genome contains these proteins:
- the ids gene encoding iduronate 2-sulfatase isoform X3, translating to MHSRVSFLTSRRPDTTKLYDFNSYWRVHAGNYTTIPQYFKSNGYTTLSVGKVFHPGIASNHTDDYPYSWSVPPYHPPSFKYEKRKVCKDKDGTLHSNLLCAVDVSEMPLGTLPDMENTAEAVRLLKSMADSHTAFFLAVGFYKPHIPFRIPKEYLKLYPIENISMPPDPDVPKKLPDVAYNPWTDIRKREDVQALNVSFPYGPIPKDFQLQIRQHYFASVSYVDAQVGKILHTLDDLGLSKNTIVVFSSDHGWSLGEHGEWAKYSNFDVATRVPLIVFKPGVTSPLPSPGEKTFPFIDVFQSTRERFGKGQQVKSTVELVDIFPTLSNLAGLRPVRRCPPRSFEIELCTDGSNLASLIRNPEKDVSRESYSFSQYPRPSDSIQENSDLPDLADIRVMGYSIRSLDFRYTLWVGFDPAQCQPNMTDLHAGELYMVAEDPGQDNNIFNELEYGVVLRKLGVRSSWSDSLQHHIMYFSNSLKSKMIL from the exons ATGCACAG CCGGGTGTCGTTTCTAACAAGTCGAAGACCGGACACCACAAAACTCTATGATTTCAATTCTTACTGGCGAGTGCATGCGGGAAACTACACAACAATTCCTCAATACTTCAAGTCTAATGGATACACGACTCTGTCAGTGGGAAAAGTTTTTCATCCAG GCATTGCCTCCAACCACACGGATGATTACCCGTACAGCTGGTCTGTACCTCCATATCATCCTCCCTCTTTCAAATATGAAAAGAGGAAG GtttgtaaagataaagatgGCACACTACACAGTAATTTGTTGTGCGCTGTGGACGTGTCAGAAATGCCGCTGGGAACTCTTCCTGACATGGAAAACACGGCAGAGGCCGTACGGCTCCTGAAGTCTATGGCAGACTCTCACACTGCGTTCTTCCTGGCAGTGGGCTTCTATAAACCACACATTCCCTTCAGAATCCCAAAG GAGTACCTGAAGCTCTATCCTATTGAAAATATAAGTATGCCTCCTGACCCAGATGTTCCCAAGAAACTTCCAGATGTGGCTTACAACCCCTGGACTGATATACGCAAACGGGAAGACGTTCAGGCGTTAAATGTTAGCTTTCCGTATGGCCCCATTCCAAAAGACTTTCAG TTGCAGATACGACAGCATTACTTTGCCTCTGTGTCATATGTGGATGCTCAAGTGGGTAAAATTCTGCACACTTTGGATGATCTCGGCCTCTCCAAAAACACCATAGTGGTGTTCAGCTCAGATCATG gtTGGTCATTAGGAGAACATGGCGAATGGGCCAAATACAGCAACTTTGATGTGGCCACCCGGGTGCCATTGATCGTGTTTAAGCCAGGTGTGACCTCACCTTTACCCTCGCCTGGAGAGAAGACGTTCCCCTTCATCGACGTGTTTCAGAGCACGCGGGAGCGGTTTGGCAAAG GTCAACAGGTTAAGAGCACGGTGGAGCTGGTGGATATTTTCCCCACTCTGTCTAACCTGGCCGGCTTACGACCCGTGCGCCGCTGCCCTCCTCGATCTTTTGAGATAGAGCTGTGCACCGACGGCTCTAACCTGGCCTCTCTCATCCGCAACCCGGAGAAAGACGTCAGCAGAGAAAGTTACTCGTTCAGCCAGTATCCCCGGCCCTCAGACTCCATCCAGGAGAACTCAGACTTGCCCGACCTGGCTGACATCCGCGTCATGGGCTACTCGATTCGCTCCCTGGATTTTCGGTACACTTTATGGGTGGGCTTTGACCCGGCCCAGTGTCAACCAAACATGACAGACCTTCACGCGGGTGAACTGTACATGGTAGCCGAAGACCCGGGACAGGACAATAACATATTTAATGAGTTGGAGTATGGCGTGGTATTGCGTAAGCTCGGCGTGCGGTCATCATGGTCAGACAGTTTACAGCATCACATAATGTATTTCAGCAACAGTTTGAAATCAAAAATGATTTTGTGA
- the LOC129422253 gene encoding lysozyme g codes for MKTDTTGASEITAKQNKLTIKGVEASKKLAENDLNQMEKYKSKIIKVGKAKQMDPAVIAAIISRESRAGAVLKDGWGDNGNGFGLMQIDKHYHTPAGAWDSEQHLAQATEILIDYYQAVKAKFPKWSPEQQLKGGISAYNAGVKNVRSYEHMDLGTTGDDYGNDVVARAQWYKSNGY; via the exons ATGAAAACAGACACGACTGGAGCATCAGAGATAACAGCCAAACAGAACAAATTAACTATAAAAG GTGTTGAAGCCTCTAAAAAACTGGCTGAGAATGATCTGAACCAAATGGAGAAATACAAGAGTAAAATCATTAAAGTTGGTAAAGCAAAGCAAATGGACCCGGCTGTGATCGCTGCCATCATATCCAGAGAGTCCAGAGCTGGAGCTGTACTAAAGGATGGGTGGGGAGATAATGGCAATGGTTTCGGCCTCATGCAG ATTGATAAACACTATCACACTCCAGCAGGTGCATGGGACAGTGAGCAGCACCTCGCACAAGCAACAGAGATCCTCATTGACTACTATCAAGCAGTTAAAGCAAAATTTCCAAAGTGGTCCCCAGAGCAGCAGCTTAAAG GAGGAATATCAGCTTACAATGCAGGTGTGAAGAATGTCCGTTCATACGAGCATATGGATTTGGGCACCACAGGAGATGATTATGGGAATGATGTTGTTGCAAGAGCACAGTGGTACAAAAGCAATGGTTACTGA
- the ids gene encoding iduronate 2-sulfatase isoform X1, translated as MFVNTQMRMFVLILYILGRSVFVIGNKKINILYLIADDLRPTLGCYSDPVVKSPNIDQLASMSKVFNNAYAQQAVCAPSRVSFLTSRRPDTTKLYDFNSYWRVHAGNYTTIPQYFKSNGYTTLSVGKVFHPGIASNHTDDYPYSWSVPPYHPPSFKYEKRKVCKDKDGTLHSNLLCAVDVSEMPLGTLPDMENTAEAVRLLKSMADSHTAFFLAVGFYKPHIPFRIPKEYLKLYPIENISMPPDPDVPKKLPDVAYNPWTDIRKREDVQALNVSFPYGPIPKDFQLQIRQHYFASVSYVDAQVGKILHTLDDLGLSKNTIVVFSSDHGWSLGEHGEWAKYSNFDVATRVPLIVFKPGVTSPLPSPGEKTFPFIDVFQSTRERFGKGQQVKSTVELVDIFPTLSNLAGLRPVRRCPPRSFEIELCTDGSNLASLIRNPEKDVSRESYSFSQYPRPSDSIQENSDLPDLADIRVMGYSIRSLDFRYTLWVGFDPAQCQPNMTDLHAGELYMVAEDPGQDNNIFNELEYGVVLRKLGVRSSWSDSLQHHIMYFSNSLKSKMIL; from the exons ATGTTTGTAAATACTCAAATGCGgatgtttgttttgattttataCATTTTGGGGCGGAGCGTTTTTGTAATAGGTAACAAAAAGATTAACATCCTGTATTTAATTGCTGATGATCTGAGACCAACTTTAGGCTGCTACTCTGATCCAGTGGTCAAGTCACCAAATATAGATCAACTTGCATCTATGAGCAAAGTCTTTAATAACGCCTATGCACAG CAAGCTGTTTGTGCACCTAGCCGGGTGTCGTTTCTAACAAGTCGAAGACCGGACACCACAAAACTCTATGATTTCAATTCTTACTGGCGAGTGCATGCGGGAAACTACACAACAATTCCTCAATACTTCAAGTCTAATGGATACACGACTCTGTCAGTGGGAAAAGTTTTTCATCCAG GCATTGCCTCCAACCACACGGATGATTACCCGTACAGCTGGTCTGTACCTCCATATCATCCTCCCTCTTTCAAATATGAAAAGAGGAAG GtttgtaaagataaagatgGCACACTACACAGTAATTTGTTGTGCGCTGTGGACGTGTCAGAAATGCCGCTGGGAACTCTTCCTGACATGGAAAACACGGCAGAGGCCGTACGGCTCCTGAAGTCTATGGCAGACTCTCACACTGCGTTCTTCCTGGCAGTGGGCTTCTATAAACCACACATTCCCTTCAGAATCCCAAAG GAGTACCTGAAGCTCTATCCTATTGAAAATATAAGTATGCCTCCTGACCCAGATGTTCCCAAGAAACTTCCAGATGTGGCTTACAACCCCTGGACTGATATACGCAAACGGGAAGACGTTCAGGCGTTAAATGTTAGCTTTCCGTATGGCCCCATTCCAAAAGACTTTCAG TTGCAGATACGACAGCATTACTTTGCCTCTGTGTCATATGTGGATGCTCAAGTGGGTAAAATTCTGCACACTTTGGATGATCTCGGCCTCTCCAAAAACACCATAGTGGTGTTCAGCTCAGATCATG gtTGGTCATTAGGAGAACATGGCGAATGGGCCAAATACAGCAACTTTGATGTGGCCACCCGGGTGCCATTGATCGTGTTTAAGCCAGGTGTGACCTCACCTTTACCCTCGCCTGGAGAGAAGACGTTCCCCTTCATCGACGTGTTTCAGAGCACGCGGGAGCGGTTTGGCAAAG GTCAACAGGTTAAGAGCACGGTGGAGCTGGTGGATATTTTCCCCACTCTGTCTAACCTGGCCGGCTTACGACCCGTGCGCCGCTGCCCTCCTCGATCTTTTGAGATAGAGCTGTGCACCGACGGCTCTAACCTGGCCTCTCTCATCCGCAACCCGGAGAAAGACGTCAGCAGAGAAAGTTACTCGTTCAGCCAGTATCCCCGGCCCTCAGACTCCATCCAGGAGAACTCAGACTTGCCCGACCTGGCTGACATCCGCGTCATGGGCTACTCGATTCGCTCCCTGGATTTTCGGTACACTTTATGGGTGGGCTTTGACCCGGCCCAGTGTCAACCAAACATGACAGACCTTCACGCGGGTGAACTGTACATGGTAGCCGAAGACCCGGGACAGGACAATAACATATTTAATGAGTTGGAGTATGGCGTGGTATTGCGTAAGCTCGGCGTGCGGTCATCATGGTCAGACAGTTTACAGCATCACATAATGTATTTCAGCAACAGTTTGAAATCAAAAATGATTTTGTGA
- the ids gene encoding iduronate 2-sulfatase isoform X2, which yields MFVNTQMRMFVLILYILGRSVFVIGNKKINILYLIADDLRPTLGCYSDPVVKSPNIDQLASMSKVFNNAYAQQAVCAPSRVSFLTSRRPDTTKLYDFNSYWRVHAGNYTTIPQYFKSNGYTTLSVGKVFHPGIASNHTDDYPYSWSVPPYHPPSFKYEKRKVCKDKDGTLHSNLLCAVDVSEMPLGTLPDMENTAEAVRLLKSMADSHTAFFLAVGFYKPHIPFRIPKEYLKLYPIENISMPPDPDVPKKLPDVAYNPWTDIRKREDVQALNVSFPYGPIPKDFQLQIRQHYFASVSYVDAQVGKILHTLDDLGLSKNTIVVFSSDHGQQVKSTVELVDIFPTLSNLAGLRPVRRCPPRSFEIELCTDGSNLASLIRNPEKDVSRESYSFSQYPRPSDSIQENSDLPDLADIRVMGYSIRSLDFRYTLWVGFDPAQCQPNMTDLHAGELYMVAEDPGQDNNIFNELEYGVVLRKLGVRSSWSDSLQHHIMYFSNSLKSKMIL from the exons ATGTTTGTAAATACTCAAATGCGgatgtttgttttgattttataCATTTTGGGGCGGAGCGTTTTTGTAATAGGTAACAAAAAGATTAACATCCTGTATTTAATTGCTGATGATCTGAGACCAACTTTAGGCTGCTACTCTGATCCAGTGGTCAAGTCACCAAATATAGATCAACTTGCATCTATGAGCAAAGTCTTTAATAACGCCTATGCACAG CAAGCTGTTTGTGCACCTAGCCGGGTGTCGTTTCTAACAAGTCGAAGACCGGACACCACAAAACTCTATGATTTCAATTCTTACTGGCGAGTGCATGCGGGAAACTACACAACAATTCCTCAATACTTCAAGTCTAATGGATACACGACTCTGTCAGTGGGAAAAGTTTTTCATCCAG GCATTGCCTCCAACCACACGGATGATTACCCGTACAGCTGGTCTGTACCTCCATATCATCCTCCCTCTTTCAAATATGAAAAGAGGAAG GtttgtaaagataaagatgGCACACTACACAGTAATTTGTTGTGCGCTGTGGACGTGTCAGAAATGCCGCTGGGAACTCTTCCTGACATGGAAAACACGGCAGAGGCCGTACGGCTCCTGAAGTCTATGGCAGACTCTCACACTGCGTTCTTCCTGGCAGTGGGCTTCTATAAACCACACATTCCCTTCAGAATCCCAAAG GAGTACCTGAAGCTCTATCCTATTGAAAATATAAGTATGCCTCCTGACCCAGATGTTCCCAAGAAACTTCCAGATGTGGCTTACAACCCCTGGACTGATATACGCAAACGGGAAGACGTTCAGGCGTTAAATGTTAGCTTTCCGTATGGCCCCATTCCAAAAGACTTTCAG TTGCAGATACGACAGCATTACTTTGCCTCTGTGTCATATGTGGATGCTCAAGTGGGTAAAATTCTGCACACTTTGGATGATCTCGGCCTCTCCAAAAACACCATAGTGGTGTTCAGCTCAGATCATG GTCAACAGGTTAAGAGCACGGTGGAGCTGGTGGATATTTTCCCCACTCTGTCTAACCTGGCCGGCTTACGACCCGTGCGCCGCTGCCCTCCTCGATCTTTTGAGATAGAGCTGTGCACCGACGGCTCTAACCTGGCCTCTCTCATCCGCAACCCGGAGAAAGACGTCAGCAGAGAAAGTTACTCGTTCAGCCAGTATCCCCGGCCCTCAGACTCCATCCAGGAGAACTCAGACTTGCCCGACCTGGCTGACATCCGCGTCATGGGCTACTCGATTCGCTCCCTGGATTTTCGGTACACTTTATGGGTGGGCTTTGACCCGGCCCAGTGTCAACCAAACATGACAGACCTTCACGCGGGTGAACTGTACATGGTAGCCGAAGACCCGGGACAGGACAATAACATATTTAATGAGTTGGAGTATGGCGTGGTATTGCGTAAGCTCGGCGTGCGGTCATCATGGTCAGACAGTTTACAGCATCACATAATGTATTTCAGCAACAGTTTGAAATCAAAAATGATTTTGTGA